GGAGATGTTTCCCTATCCGTCGGGACGCATCCATGTCGGTCATGTGCGTAATTATTCGATGGGCGACGTCATCGCCCGCTACAAGCGCGCCAAGGGCTTCGACGTGCTGCATCCGATGGGCTGGGACGCCTTCGGCCTGCCGGCCGAGAACGCGGCCCAGCAGAGCGGCTCGCATCCGGCGAAATGGACCTACGCCAATATCGCCTCGATGCGGACTCAACTGAAATCCATGGGCCTCTCGCTCGACTGGTCGCGCGAGATCGCCACTTGCGACCCGGCCTATTACAAGCATCAACAAAAACTATTCCTCGATTTTCTCGCGCACGGGCTCGTCGACCGCAAGCAGTCCAAGGTCAATTGGGACCCCGTCGACATGACCGTGCTCGCCAATGAGCAGGTGGTCGACGGGCGCGGCTGGCGTTCCGGCGCGCTGGTCGAGCAGCGCGAGCTGACCCAATGGTTCCTGCGCATCGGCAAATATGCCGATGACCTCCTCGGGTCCCTGGATACGCTCGAGCGCTGGCCGGAGAAGGTGCGGCTGATGCAGCGCAATTGGATCGGCCGCTCGGAAGGGCTGCTGGTCCGCTTCGCCCTCGCCAATGATCCCGCGGGCGAGATCGAGGTGTTCACCACGCGGCCGGACACTCTGTTCGGCGCCAAATTCGTCGCGCTCGCGCCGGACCATCCGCTCGCACGCAAGGCCGCCGAGAGCGATCCGGCGCTCGCCGCATTCGCCGAAGAATGCCGCCACATCGGCACCTCGGTCGCGGCGATCGAGACCGCCGAGAAGAAGGGCTACGACACCGGCCTAAAGGTCGTTCATCCCTTCGATCCCGCTTGGACGCTGCCGGTCTATGTCGCCAATTTCATTCTGATGGATTACGGCACGGGCGCGATCTTCGGCTGTCCGGCGCATGACCAGCGCGACCTCGACTTCTCGCGCGCCTATGGCCTCGGCGCGACGCCTGTGGTCTGCCCCGAGGGCGTCGATCCGGCGAGCCTCGTCATCGGCGAGACGGCTTTCGACGGCGAGGGCGTTCTCGTCAATTCGCGCTTCCTCGATGGAATGACCGTCGCGCAGGCGAAGGAGGAGGCGGCCAAGCGTCTCGAGACGGCGCAGCTGCACGGCCGTCCGCAGGGCGAGCGCAAGATCAATTACAAGCTGCGCGACTGGGGCGTCTCACGGCAGCGCTATTGGGGCTGTCCGATACCGATCATCCATTGCCCCGATTGCGGCGTCGTGCCCGTGCCGGACGCGGATCTGCCGGTGAAGCTGCCGGAGGATGTGACCTTCGATCGGCCGGGCAATCCGCTCGACCATCATCCGACATGGAAGCATGTCGCCTGTCCGAAGTGCGGCGCGGCGGCGCGGCGCGAGACCGACACGATGGACACTTTCGTGGACTCGTCCTGGTATTACGCGCGCTTTGCCGATCCGCACAACGAGGCGGCGCCGGCCGATCCTGAGCAGCTCGCGCGCTGGCTGCCGGTCGATCAATATATCGGCGGAATCGAGCATGCGATCCTGCATCTTCTCTATTCGCGCTTCTTCTCGCGCGCCATGCGCGACTCGGGACATGGCGGCGTCGCCGAGCCTTTCGCGGGCCTCTTCACGCAAGGCATGGTGGTGCATGAGACCTATCGCGCCGCCTCGGGCAAATGGATCGCGCCGACCGAGCTGCGCTTCGAGGCCAATGACAAGGGCCGCCGCGCCTTTCTGATCGAGACCGGCGAGGAGGTCGAGATCGGCTCGATCGAGAAGATGTCGAAGTCGAAGCGCAACACGGTCGACCCGGACGACATCATCGCGAGCTATGGCGCCGACACCGCGCGCCTGTTCGTGCTCTCCGATTCGCCTCCCGATCGCGATGTGGTGTGGTCGGAAGAGGGCGTGCAGGGCGCCTCGCGCTTCGTGCATCGCGTCTGGCGCCTCGCCGGCGAGCTCGCCAATGTCGCGGCGCCGCTCGGCGCGCGCGCGCCGGCGGAATTCGGCGCCGCGGCGCTCGACATTCGCAAGGCGACGCATCGCGCCATCGCCGCGGTCGGCGACAATATCGAGCGCCTGCGCTTCAACACGGCGATCGCCCGCATTCGTGAATTCGCCAATGAGCTGACATCGGCGCTCGACAAGATCGAGGCGACGCCGGTCGCCGATGATCTCGCCTTCGCTTTCAGAGAAGCTGCCGAGACGCTCGCCCTGCTCATCGCGCCGATGACGCCGCATGTGGCCGAGGAATGCTGGCGCGATCTCGGCCATGCGACGCTCCTCGTCGAGACGCCCTGGCCGGTCGCCGATCCGGCGCTGGTCGCGCTGGAGACGATCGTGCTGCCGGTGCAGGTCAATGGCAAGAAGCGCGCGGAGCTCGTCGTCGCCCATGACGCTCCCGAATCCGTCATCCGCGAGGAGGCGCTGAGCCAAGAGGCCGTGGTCCGCGCCATGGACGGCAAGCCGCTGAAGAAATTCATCCTCGTGCCCAAGAGGATCGTCAATGTCGTCGTCTGACTCAACGGCCTGCCGGCGCCGCGCAGTTCTCTGCGCCGCGCTCGCGCTCTTTCTCTCCGCCTGCAACGAGATTCGGCCGCTCTACGGGCCGATCGGCGCCGGCGCGCCGCTGGCGGCGGAGCTGCAGGCGGTCGATGTCGCGCCCATTCCAGAGCGCGCCGGCCATTATGTGCGCAATGAGCTGATCTTCGCCTTCAACGGCACGGGCTCTGAGGTCGCGCCGCGCTATCGGCTGTTCGTCGAGCTGAAGGAGCGGGTGCAGACGCCGATTCTCGACACCGTCACCGGCCGCGCCACCTCGGCGACCGTCATCATCGACGCCGACTACAAATTGATCTCGATCGCCGACGAGAAAGTCATTACCGAGGGCGTCGCCTTCGGCGTGGCGTCCTATGACCGCTTCAGCAATCGTCTCGCCAATGTCCGCGCCGCGCGCGACAGCGAGATCAGGGACGCCAAGGTGATCGCCGACCAGATCCGCACGCGCGTCGCGACCGTGCTGGCGAAATAGGACCCGCCCTCTCGCACATTTCGGACAGAGGCGCCAGCGCCCGCAGCCTCCTCTCCCCGCTTGCGGAGAGAGGTGAGGTGAGGGGCTGGGCGGTTATGCTCGAAAGCTTCGGACCGAGGCGGCGACGACGCTGAAAATCAACAGCCCCTCACGCCCTCACGCGCACATAGTCTCCCGGCGCGTCGCACAGCGCCTTCAATCCGCCCTCGCCGGGAATGCGCGCAGCGACCTGCTCCGGCGCCTGCGACGTGATCCAGTCGTGCCAGTCGTCCCACCAGGAGCCCTTGCTCTCCTTGGCCGCCTTCACCCAATCCTCATAGGCGCCCATCGGCGGGCCGCCGGTCCAATATTGATATTTGTGCTTGTCGGGCGGATTGACGACGCCGGCGATATGGCCGGCGCCGGCGAGCACATAGCGCACCTCGCCGCCGAAATATTTGGCGCCCGTGAACACCGAGCGCGCCGGCGCGATGTGGTCTTCCTTCGCCGCCAGCTCATAGATCGGGATCTTCACCTTGCGCAGATTGAGCGTCACGCCGTCGATCACCATGCGGCCTTGCGACAGCGCGTTCTCGATGTAGC
The sequence above is a segment of the Methylosinus trichosporium OB3b genome. Coding sequences within it:
- the leuS gene encoding leucine--tRNA ligase, which translates into the protein MRPERYEFAAAEPKWRALWEERRAFACGDPQKPKYYVLEMFPYPSGRIHVGHVRNYSMGDVIARYKRAKGFDVLHPMGWDAFGLPAENAAQQSGSHPAKWTYANIASMRTQLKSMGLSLDWSREIATCDPAYYKHQQKLFLDFLAHGLVDRKQSKVNWDPVDMTVLANEQVVDGRGWRSGALVEQRELTQWFLRIGKYADDLLGSLDTLERWPEKVRLMQRNWIGRSEGLLVRFALANDPAGEIEVFTTRPDTLFGAKFVALAPDHPLARKAAESDPALAAFAEECRHIGTSVAAIETAEKKGYDTGLKVVHPFDPAWTLPVYVANFILMDYGTGAIFGCPAHDQRDLDFSRAYGLGATPVVCPEGVDPASLVIGETAFDGEGVLVNSRFLDGMTVAQAKEEAAKRLETAQLHGRPQGERKINYKLRDWGVSRQRYWGCPIPIIHCPDCGVVPVPDADLPVKLPEDVTFDRPGNPLDHHPTWKHVACPKCGAAARRETDTMDTFVDSSWYYARFADPHNEAAPADPEQLARWLPVDQYIGGIEHAILHLLYSRFFSRAMRDSGHGGVAEPFAGLFTQGMVVHETYRAASGKWIAPTELRFEANDKGRRAFLIETGEEVEIGSIEKMSKSKRNTVDPDDIIASYGADTARLFVLSDSPPDRDVVWSEEGVQGASRFVHRVWRLAGELANVAAPLGARAPAEFGAAALDIRKATHRAIAAVGDNIERLRFNTAIARIREFANELTSALDKIEATPVADDLAFAFREAAETLALLIAPMTPHVAEECWRDLGHATLLVETPWPVADPALVALETIVLPVQVNGKKRAELVVAHDAPESVIREEALSQEAVVRAMDGKPLKKFILVPKRIVNVVV
- the lptE gene encoding LPS assembly lipoprotein LptE encodes the protein MSSSDSTACRRRAVLCAALALFLSACNEIRPLYGPIGAGAPLAAELQAVDVAPIPERAGHYVRNELIFAFNGTGSEVAPRYRLFVELKERVQTPILDTVTGRATSATVIIDADYKLISIADEKVITEGVAFGVASYDRFSNRLANVRAARDSEIRDAKVIADQIRTRVATVLAK